A genomic window from Cupriavidus basilensis includes:
- a CDS encoding MarR family winged helix-turn-helix transcriptional regulator encodes MKHYTKGTFNLTESVGFYLNKARNLVLMEMDAALKDLDITAQQMGILLSLSHGTATTPFELSKLLVIDTGLMTRILDKLEHKGLLTRSRSVDDRRVVNLELTAKGHSVADQIPEIAPEVLNARLKNFSKSEFNELLRLLDKFSAA; translated from the coding sequence ATGAAGCACTACACGAAAGGGACTTTCAACCTGACGGAGAGCGTCGGTTTTTATCTCAACAAGGCCCGCAATCTCGTGCTGATGGAGATGGACGCGGCCCTGAAGGACCTGGATATCACCGCCCAGCAGATGGGCATCCTGCTGTCGCTGTCGCACGGCACGGCCACGACCCCGTTCGAGCTGAGCAAGCTGCTGGTGATCGACACCGGCCTGATGACCCGCATCCTCGACAAGCTGGAGCACAAGGGCCTCCTGACCCGCTCGCGCAGCGTGGATGACCGCCGCGTGGTGAACCTGGAACTCACCGCCAAGGGCCACAGCGTTGCCGACCAGATCCCGGAGATCGCCCCCGAGGTGCTCAATGCGCGCCTCAAGAATTTCAGCAAGAGCGAGTTCAACGAATTGTTGCGCCTGCTCGACAAATTCTCCGCCGCCTGA
- a CDS encoding DHA2 family efflux MFS transporter permease subunit: MENANTAEPLQPPPLAGGKLVLATFAVALATFMNVLDSSIANVAIPTISGNLGVSVDEGTWVITLFAAANAVSIPLTGWLTQRIGQIRLFVGAILLFVLSSWLCGIAPTLPILLAARVLQGAVAGPLIPLSQAILLGSYPRQRSSTALALWAMTATVGPIAGPALGGWMTDRYSWSWIFYINIPVGLFAAAVTWIIYRSRETPKRALPIDKVGLASLITWVAALQIMLDKGKDLDWFHSSLIVGLGVVALISFIFFVIWELTEEHPIVDLRLFAGRNFLGGTVAISVAYGVFFANLVLLPQWMQQYLGYPAVNAGLVTAPLGIFAVILAPALGKIMPRSDARVLATMAFAGFAAVFFMRSGYTTTVDTWTLVLPTLLQGIPTALFFVPLTAIILSGLSPDKIPAAAGLSNFVRVFTGAVGTSLASTAWNDRNVLHHSQLAEQASQHNPAFVHALEALQATVGFSHDQAMAFFERNLTTQAAMLGLNDIFWISGVIFIMIIPLIWFTKPAKGGNAAAGAAAH; this comes from the coding sequence ATGGAAAACGCCAACACAGCCGAACCGCTCCAGCCCCCGCCGCTTGCCGGCGGCAAGCTGGTGCTAGCCACCTTCGCGGTAGCGCTCGCCACCTTCATGAACGTGCTCGACTCGTCGATCGCCAACGTGGCCATTCCCACCATCTCCGGCAACCTCGGTGTGTCGGTGGACGAAGGCACGTGGGTCATCACGCTGTTCGCCGCCGCCAACGCGGTATCGATCCCGCTCACAGGCTGGCTGACCCAGCGCATCGGGCAAATCCGCCTGTTCGTCGGCGCCATCCTGTTGTTCGTGCTGTCATCCTGGCTGTGCGGCATTGCGCCCACCCTGCCGATCCTGCTGGCCGCGCGCGTGCTGCAAGGCGCCGTGGCCGGCCCGCTGATTCCGCTCTCGCAGGCCATCCTGCTTGGCTCGTATCCCAGGCAACGCAGTTCCACGGCGCTGGCGCTGTGGGCCATGACGGCTACCGTGGGCCCGATTGCCGGCCCGGCGCTGGGCGGCTGGATGACCGACCGCTACTCCTGGTCCTGGATCTTCTACATCAACATTCCCGTAGGCCTGTTCGCTGCCGCCGTCACCTGGATCATCTACCGCTCGCGTGAAACACCGAAGCGCGCACTGCCGATCGACAAGGTTGGCCTGGCTTCGCTCATCACCTGGGTGGCAGCGCTGCAGATCATGCTCGACAAGGGCAAGGATCTCGACTGGTTCCATTCGTCGCTGATCGTGGGCCTGGGTGTCGTTGCGTTGATCAGCTTTATCTTCTTCGTGATCTGGGAGCTGACCGAGGAACATCCGATTGTCGATCTCAGGCTGTTCGCCGGGCGCAACTTCCTGGGCGGCACCGTGGCGATCTCGGTAGCCTACGGCGTATTCTTCGCCAATCTGGTCCTGCTGCCGCAATGGATGCAGCAGTACCTTGGCTACCCGGCCGTGAACGCCGGCCTGGTGACCGCTCCGCTGGGCATCTTCGCCGTGATACTGGCGCCGGCGCTGGGCAAGATCATGCCGCGCTCCGATGCGCGGGTGCTGGCGACCATGGCCTTTGCCGGCTTCGCCGCCGTGTTCTTCATGCGCTCGGGCTACACCACCACCGTGGACACCTGGACGCTGGTGTTGCCCACGTTGTTGCAAGGCATCCCCACCGCGCTGTTCTTCGTGCCACTGACCGCGATCATCCTGTCGGGGCTGTCGCCGGACAAGATCCCGGCCGCCGCGGGCCTGTCGAATTTTGTGCGCGTGTTCACCGGCGCGGTAGGGACGTCGCTGGCCAGCACGGCCTGGAACGACCGCAATGTCCTGCATCACTCGCAACTCGCGGAGCAGGCCAGCCAACACAACCCGGCCTTTGTGCACGCGCTGGAAGCCTTGCAAGCCACGGTCGGCTTCAGCCATGACCAGGCGATGGCGTTTTTCGAACGCAACCTCACCACGCAAGCCGCCATGCTAGGGTTGAACGATATCTTCTGGATCTCGGGCGTGATCTTCATCATGATCATTCCGCTGATCTGGTTCACCAAGCCGGCCAAGGGCGGCAATGCTGCCGCTGGTGCGGCCGCGCATTGA
- a CDS encoding efflux RND transporter periplasmic adaptor subunit codes for MTEATQTESAADSSSTAPASKMATRKRLLATLGLAGLIAAGGYAGYYFTYAVHHENTDDAYVNGNLVQLTPQVSGTVISVNADDTQIVQAGEAVVNLDPADAQVALGNAQAQLAQTVRQVSALYVNNNVYQAAILQRQADLAKARDDFQRRSQVTETGAVSAEDVAHARDAVKTAEAALEAARQQLASNRTMTDHTTVAEHPAVQAAAAKLRDAHLALARNTLPAPVTGYVARRSVQVGQRVAPGAPMMAIVPLDGVWVDANFKEVQLQHIRIGQPVELRADVYGSSVRYHGRVVGFSAGTGSAFSALPAQNATGNWIKVVQRLPARIELDPAELRAHPLQIGLSMQAEVDTRDRSGAQLGAVKKTTYSTNVYRGYGEQADAEIARIIALNSTSGASSQGAQATAIAAVAAKTAEKPAKGAAL; via the coding sequence ATGACCGAAGCTACCCAGACCGAATCCGCTGCCGACAGCAGCAGCACCGCCCCCGCCAGCAAGATGGCCACCCGCAAGCGCCTGCTCGCCACGCTGGGCCTGGCCGGCCTGATTGCCGCCGGCGGCTACGCTGGCTACTATTTCACCTACGCCGTGCACCACGAAAACACCGACGACGCCTATGTCAACGGCAACCTCGTGCAGCTCACGCCGCAGGTCAGCGGCACCGTGATCAGCGTCAACGCCGACGACACGCAGATCGTCCAGGCCGGCGAAGCCGTGGTCAATCTCGACCCGGCCGATGCGCAGGTCGCGCTGGGCAACGCCCAGGCACAACTCGCGCAAACGGTGCGCCAGGTCAGCGCCCTCTACGTCAACAACAACGTCTACCAGGCCGCGATCCTGCAGCGCCAGGCTGACCTGGCCAAGGCCCGCGACGACTTCCAGCGCCGCAGCCAGGTGACGGAAACCGGGGCCGTGTCCGCGGAAGACGTGGCCCACGCCCGCGACGCGGTCAAGACCGCCGAGGCCGCGCTCGAAGCCGCCCGCCAGCAACTTGCGTCCAACCGCACCATGACCGACCACACCACGGTCGCCGAGCATCCTGCCGTGCAGGCCGCCGCCGCCAAGCTGCGCGACGCGCACCTCGCCCTGGCGCGCAACACGCTGCCGGCGCCGGTCACGGGCTATGTGGCGCGCCGCTCGGTGCAGGTCGGCCAGCGCGTAGCCCCGGGCGCGCCGATGATGGCCATCGTCCCGCTGGATGGCGTGTGGGTCGATGCCAACTTCAAGGAAGTGCAGCTCCAGCACATACGAATCGGCCAGCCAGTCGAGCTGCGCGCGGACGTGTACGGCAGCAGCGTGCGCTATCACGGCCGCGTGGTGGGCTTCTCGGCCGGCACCGGCAGCGCGTTCTCGGCCCTGCCCGCGCAAAACGCCACCGGCAACTGGATCAAGGTGGTGCAACGCCTGCCCGCCCGCATCGAACTTGACCCCGCGGAGCTGCGTGCCCACCCGCTGCAGATCGGCTTGTCGATGCAGGCCGAGGTGGACACCAGGGACCGCAGCGGCGCGCAACTCGGCGCGGTCAAGAAAACCACCTACAGCACCAATGTCTACCGTGGCTATGGGGAGCAAGCCGACGCTGAAATCGCTCGCATCATCGCGCTGAACAGCACTTCGGGCGCATCGAGCCAGGGCGCACAGGCCACCGCGATTGCCGCGGTGGCTGCGAAGACAGCGGAAAAACCGGCCAAGGGTGCTGCCCTGTAA
- a CDS encoding TetR/AcrR family transcriptional regulator, with protein sequence MKTQSVREQLLEHTLVLIRRRGFNGFSYRDLAELVGVKTSSIHYYFPAKDDLVLEAVKEYSARIAERLRSVDSSLSPAAQAEGYLNFLRTAACGDQICLAGMLSTETLCLPESVHAELKAFYRMNENWLMGLIERAQKDYGKVYPVTARALAQVIYGALQNGLIVARLFGAPERLESAADLLMASVSE encoded by the coding sequence ATGAAAACGCAATCCGTACGCGAACAACTGCTCGAACACACGCTGGTGCTTATCCGCCGGCGCGGTTTCAATGGTTTCAGCTATCGCGACCTGGCCGAGCTGGTCGGCGTGAAGACCTCGAGCATCCATTATTACTTCCCCGCCAAGGACGACCTGGTGCTGGAGGCGGTGAAGGAATACAGCGCCCGCATCGCCGAGCGGCTGCGCAGCGTGGATTCCTCGCTTTCCCCTGCCGCGCAGGCCGAGGGCTACCTCAACTTCCTGCGTACCGCGGCCTGCGGCGACCAGATCTGTCTCGCGGGCATGTTGTCCACCGAGACGCTGTGCCTGCCGGAGTCGGTCCACGCCGAACTCAAGGCGTTCTACCGCATGAACGAGAACTGGCTGATGGGGCTGATCGAGCGCGCGCAGAAGGATTACGGCAAGGTCTACCCGGTGACGGCTCGCGCGCTGGCGCAGGTGATCTACGGCGCGCTGCAGAACGGCTTGATCGTTGCGCGGCTGTTTGGGGCGCCTGAGCGGCTGGAGTCCGCCGCGGACCTGCTGATGGCTTCGGTATCCGAGTAG
- a CDS encoding efflux transporter outer membrane subunit, with protein sequence MKTQISRATGRALRSAKVLPLLLSAWLAGCASYAGISSDKHITDPTTLEATASLPAEQGRWPAADWAAQFGDAQLRALIAEALEGSPSIDMAKARLAAAAAYSEGANANTLPRVDAGYALTRQQYSATAMVPPPVAGSWQTENRGVISATYELDLWGKNREALASSVSARRAAEAESEQVRLSVSSAVARAYNELARLYALLDIAQNEVRQRGALARITHARAASGLDTEVEQRTADANLDASNATVTALNGAILNARYQLGALLGRGPDRALALARPTLSPGDTVRLPDNLPADLVSRRPDIVAARWRVDASTHDIKGAKAGFYPDINLSATIGLDAFGFGRFLTAASRTASAGPAIHLPIFDAGALRAQLKGRYAEFDMAVANYNQTLIGALTDVATQLAQIRTIDAQLVDALRAEQNSRRARDLALAQYRQGLTTQLTVLNAETSALARTQAVAQLRMTRRDRQIALAASLGGGYTDTSGVAGAPEQPQSPQSPQ encoded by the coding sequence ATGAAAACGCAGATTTCTCGAGCGACCGGCCGCGCCCTGCGCTCCGCCAAGGTCCTGCCCCTGCTGCTCAGCGCCTGGCTGGCCGGCTGCGCCAGCTACGCGGGCATCTCCAGCGACAAGCACATCACCGACCCCACCACGCTGGAGGCGACCGCCAGCCTGCCCGCCGAGCAAGGCCGCTGGCCCGCGGCGGACTGGGCCGCCCAGTTCGGCGACGCGCAGCTGCGCGCGCTGATTGCCGAGGCGCTCGAAGGCAGCCCGTCGATCGACATGGCCAAGGCTCGCCTGGCCGCCGCCGCGGCCTACAGCGAAGGCGCCAATGCCAACACCTTGCCGCGTGTGGATGCCGGTTACGCCTTGACCCGCCAGCAGTACTCGGCCACGGCCATGGTGCCTCCGCCCGTCGCGGGTTCCTGGCAGACCGAAAACCGTGGCGTGATCAGCGCCACGTATGAACTCGACCTGTGGGGCAAGAACCGCGAGGCGCTGGCCTCATCGGTCTCGGCCCGCCGCGCTGCCGAGGCCGAATCGGAACAGGTGCGCCTGTCCGTCAGCTCGGCCGTGGCCCGCGCCTATAACGAACTGGCCCGCCTGTACGCCCTGCTCGACATCGCCCAGAACGAAGTCAGGCAGCGCGGCGCGCTGGCCCGCATCACCCACGCCCGCGCCGCCTCCGGCCTGGACACCGAAGTGGAACAGCGCACCGCCGACGCCAACCTCGACGCCAGCAACGCCACAGTCACGGCGCTCAACGGCGCCATCCTCAATGCCCGCTACCAGCTGGGCGCCCTGCTCGGCCGCGGCCCGGACCGCGCTCTGGCCCTCGCGCGGCCCACGCTCAGCCCCGGCGATACGGTGCGCCTGCCGGACAACCTCCCGGCCGACCTGGTCTCGCGCCGCCCCGACATCGTTGCCGCGCGGTGGCGCGTGGATGCCAGCACCCACGACATCAAGGGGGCCAAGGCCGGCTTCTACCCCGACATCAACCTGAGCGCCACGATTGGCCTGGATGCCTTCGGCTTTGGCCGCTTTCTCACCGCCGCCAGCCGCACCGCCAGCGCCGGCCCGGCCATCCACCTGCCGATCTTCGATGCCGGCGCGCTGCGCGCGCAGCTAAAGGGCCGCTACGCGGAATTCGACATGGCGGTGGCGAACTACAACCAGACGCTGATCGGCGCCCTGACCGACGTGGCAACGCAACTGGCCCAGATCCGCACGATCGATGCGCAACTGGTCGATGCACTGCGCGCCGAGCAAAACAGCCGCCGCGCCCGCGACCTGGCCCTTGCGCAATATCGCCAGGGCCTGACGACCCAGCTCACCGTGCTGAACGCCGAGACCAGCGCGCTGGCCCGCACCCAGGCCGTGGCCCAGCTGCGCATGACGCGCCGCGACCGCCAGATCGCGCTGGCGGCGTCTCTTGGCGGCGGCTACACGGATACGTCCGGCGTGGCGGGCGCTCCCGAACAGCCGCAATCGCCGCAATCGCCGCAATAA